In a genomic window of Infirmifilum sp. NZ:
- the nadX gene encoding aspartate dehydrogenase: MKRVAIIGCGAIGGVIARAVDQGSVRAELVALMDARPDACRELASRLERSRPAITSRLEDVLALNPDIVVEAASQEAVREYAKRILERSDLLVLSVGALMEEQTLRELLEVARRSGRRIYVPAGAAGGLDVLKAYSQVGVSRLKLVTRKPAKSLGAEVQGPTVVFRGRASEAVKAYPKSLNVAATLSLAAGVEAEVEVVADPSLSRNVHEVVAESPAGRVRVTLENVPSPENPKTSYLAALSAVRVLKEICSAEGGLVIL; this comes from the coding sequence GTGAAGAGAGTCGCGATCATCGGTTGCGGCGCGATCGGCGGCGTGATAGCCCGCGCGGTCGACCAGGGCTCGGTTAGGGCTGAACTCGTAGCGCTCATGGACGCGAGGCCCGACGCCTGCCGGGAGCTGGCTAGCCGGCTCGAAAGGAGCAGACCCGCGATCACTTCCCGCTTAGAGGACGTCTTGGCCCTGAATCCCGACATTGTCGTTGAAGCCGCGAGCCAGGAGGCGGTTAGGGAGTACGCCAAGAGGATCCTCGAGCGCTCGGACTTACTCGTGCTGAGCGTAGGGGCCCTCATGGAGGAGCAGACCCTCCGCGAGCTCCTTGAGGTAGCGCGGAGGAGCGGTAGAAGGATCTACGTACCCGCGGGGGCCGCTGGCGGGCTCGACGTGCTGAAGGCCTACTCGCAGGTGGGGGTCAGCAGGCTTAAGCTGGTGACGCGCAAGCCGGCGAAGTCCCTGGGGGCGGAGGTGCAGGGGCCCACGGTGGTCTTCAGGGGGAGGGCCAGCGAAGCGGTTAAAGCCTACCCGAAAAGCCTGAACGTCGCAGCCACCCTCTCGCTAGCGGCAGGCGTCGAAGCGGAGGTCGAGGTCGTGGCGGACCCCAGCCTCAGCAGGAACGTGCACGAGGTCGTGGCGGAGTCTCCCGCGGGCAGGGTTAGAGTGACCCTCGAGAACGTCCCCTCTCCCGAGAACCCCAAGACGAGCTACCTCGCAGCCCTCTCTGCCGTCCGAGTGCTCAAAGAGATCTGCTCAGCTGAGGGAGGGCTTGTCATACTCTAA
- the nadC gene encoding carboxylating nicotinate-nucleotide diphosphorylase — protein sequence MMARLLADKILRWVEEDAPHGDLTTSLVVPRGKTVAAEVVLKSEEAVVACTEDLAEALELLGFRVTSLMPSSAVARKGQAVMRLEGDARGILLVERTLLNILNYCMGVAMTAKMFVEAARRANPAVRVAVTRKTPPGLRDFAKLAAAAGGADTHRLSLSDAVLIKDNHIAVAGSLEEAVRRALSGKSFIHKLEVEVRTPEEAVLAARLGVDVVMLDNLSPPEVRRAVRLLESEGLRGRVLVEASGGITLENVAEYASAGPDVLSSSVITMRPLPVDISLEVV from the coding sequence ATGATGGCTAGGCTACTTGCGGATAAAATACTCAGGTGGGTGGAGGAGGACGCGCCCCACGGCGACCTGACCACCAGCCTCGTGGTGCCGCGGGGGAAAACCGTGGCGGCAGAGGTCGTGCTTAAGAGCGAGGAGGCCGTGGTCGCGTGCACGGAGGACTTAGCCGAGGCACTGGAACTACTCGGCTTCAGAGTCACCTCGCTTATGCCCAGTAGCGCGGTGGCGCGCAAAGGGCAGGCGGTCATGCGCTTGGAAGGGGATGCAAGAGGAATCCTGCTCGTGGAACGCACCCTTCTCAACATCCTAAACTACTGCATGGGGGTCGCGATGACTGCCAAGATGTTCGTGGAAGCCGCCAGGAGAGCCAACCCCGCCGTCAGGGTAGCAGTGACGAGGAAGACCCCACCCGGCCTGCGGGACTTCGCGAAGCTCGCAGCGGCGGCGGGAGGGGCGGACACGCACAGGCTCTCTCTGAGCGACGCGGTGCTGATAAAGGACAACCACATCGCTGTCGCGGGTAGCCTCGAGGAGGCCGTGAGGAGGGCTCTAAGCGGTAAGAGCTTCATCCACAAGCTCGAGGTCGAGGTTCGCACGCCTGAGGAGGCCGTTCTAGCCGCGAGGCTGGGGGTGGACGTCGTCATGCTCGACAACTTAAGCCCCCCTGAGGTCAGGAGGGCGGTCAGGCTCCTTGAATCCGAGGGCCTGAGGGGCAGGGTTCTCGTGGAGGCGAGCGGAGGGATAACGCTTGAGAACGTGGCGGAGTACGCTAGCGCGGGTCCCGACGTCTTAAGCTCCAGCGTTATAACGATGAGGCCTCTGCCCGTAGACATAAGCCTAGAGGTGGTCTAG
- the nadA gene encoding quinolinate synthase NadA, translated as MLYEEIARLKKLRNAVILAHNYQLPEVQDVADFVGDSLELALKAQEVDADVIVMAGVKFMAEMVAALNPDKVVIHPNSYAGCPLADFLNGGVLSGYRSKFPGEPLVVYVNSPIEAKASADYVATSSSAVKLVSRLGADRVLFGPDRNLAEFVAEKTGVEVIPVPPNGHCPVHEFLISRYYAEKALEEHPGAELVVHPEAPREVRRMASFVGSTSQMLEYVQRTRASKVLLGTEEGLAYRARKLAPGKEILPLNARAVCADMKKITPRHLLESLERLEPKVTLDPRIASRAREVIERSLELVRRG; from the coding sequence ATGCTCTACGAAGAGATAGCCAGGCTGAAGAAGCTCCGAAACGCGGTGATCCTGGCGCACAACTACCAGCTACCGGAAGTCCAGGACGTGGCGGACTTCGTCGGCGACAGCCTCGAGCTGGCGCTGAAGGCACAGGAGGTAGACGCGGACGTGATAGTGATGGCTGGAGTGAAGTTCATGGCGGAAATGGTGGCCGCGCTGAACCCAGACAAAGTGGTCATTCACCCTAACAGCTACGCTGGCTGCCCCCTCGCCGACTTCCTCAATGGCGGCGTGCTGAGCGGGTACAGGTCCAAGTTCCCGGGAGAGCCGCTAGTGGTCTACGTAAACTCCCCGATCGAGGCCAAAGCATCCGCGGACTACGTGGCCACGAGCTCCTCCGCGGTGAAGCTCGTCTCAAGGCTTGGCGCTGATAGAGTGCTCTTCGGGCCTGACAGGAACCTCGCGGAGTTCGTAGCCGAGAAGACGGGGGTGGAGGTGATCCCCGTGCCCCCCAACGGCCACTGTCCTGTCCATGAGTTTCTGATCTCACGCTACTACGCCGAGAAGGCCCTCGAGGAGCACCCCGGGGCAGAGCTAGTAGTGCACCCCGAAGCGCCTAGGGAGGTGAGGCGGATGGCCAGCTTCGTCGGTAGCACGAGCCAGATGCTGGAGTACGTGCAGAGGACGCGGGCCAGCAAGGTGCTTCTGGGCACAGAGGAGGGGCTAGCCTACCGTGCGCGGAAGCTCGCGCCCGGTAAGGAGATACTCCCTCTGAACGCGAGGGCCGTCTGCGCGGACATGAAGAAGATCACTCCCCGCCACCTCCTCGAGTCTCTCGAGAGGCTTGAGCCAAAGGTCACCCTCGACCCCCGAATAGCCTCTAGGGCCCGTGAGGTAATTGAGCGGAGCCTGGAGCTGGTGAGGCGCGGATGA